In Lactococcus paracarnosus, a genomic segment contains:
- a CDS encoding LysM peptidoglycan-binding domain-containing protein, with protein sequence MSILKENTFKKSHKILFTLLTIIGMTGLVSGMTVFLVLGSDSKYEADTTIQQPSPVEIKSVTYKHTKSSQNENDKSVPSKKETDLVTNSTPEVNPKSDVVSETDEVDYIVKDGDSLSQISEKFKTSVVSIMQQTKLTSQEQIYSGQHLKFLRSYIAKEENTTSKEDVTKNPSESDASSDVVIVDNGNKVVSGGLSKEDRTYVLSQLQSRTGVSASQWDYIISRESGWLSTIKNSLGYYGLFQLAPNYPGYDGDIDAQINGAIYLFNNGGMKHWAL encoded by the coding sequence ATGTCTATATTAAAAGAAAATACATTTAAAAAATCTCATAAAATCTTGTTTACACTACTTACTATTATCGGTATGACTGGATTAGTATCTGGTATGACGGTATTCTTGGTTTTGGGTAGTGATTCAAAATATGAAGCTGACACGACAATACAGCAGCCGTCACCTGTAGAAATAAAATCGGTCACGTATAAGCATACGAAATCGTCACAAAATGAAAATGACAAGTCTGTACCTTCAAAGAAGGAGACCGACTTAGTAACAAATTCAACGCCGGAAGTTAATCCAAAATCTGATGTCGTATCTGAAACTGACGAGGTTGACTATATTGTTAAAGATGGGGATTCTTTATCACAAATAAGTGAGAAATTTAAAACATCAGTAGTCTCAATTATGCAACAAACTAAATTAACCTCTCAAGAGCAAATTTATTCTGGACAACATTTAAAATTCTTAAGGTCTTATATCGCTAAAGAAGAAAATACGACTTCAAAAGAAGACGTTACAAAAAATCCATCTGAATCTGATGCGTCCTCTGATGTAGTTATAGTAGATAATGGCAATAAGGTTGTGTCAGGCGGCTTATCTAAAGAAGATAGAACATATGTTTTATCCCAATTGCAATCTAGAACAGGTGTTTCTGCTAGCCAGTGGGATTATATTATTTCAAGAGAAAGCGGCTGGCTTTCAACTATCAAAAATTCACTTGGCTATTATGGTTTGTTTCAATTAGCTCCAAATTATCCAGGGTATGATGGTGATATAGATGCACAAATAAATGGTGCCATCTATCTATTTAATAATGGTGGCATGAAACATTGGGCGCTGTAA
- a CDS encoding RNA-binding S4 domain-containing protein — protein MRLDKYLKVSRIIKRRTVAKEVADKGRIKLNGILAKSSSDVKFDDVLTITFGNKILEVRVLDMKDSTKKEDADKMYEILSETRVNA, from the coding sequence ATGAGATTAGACAAATATTTAAAAGTTTCAAGAATTATTAAGAGAAGAACAGTTGCTAAAGAAGTTGCTGATAAAGGGCGTATAAAACTTAATGGCATACTTGCCAAGAGCTCTTCTGATGTCAAATTCGATGATGTCTTAACGATTACTTTTGGCAATAAAATTTTAGAGGTTCGTGTGTTAGACATGAAAGATTCAACTAAAAAAGAAGATGCTGATAAAATGTACGAAATTTTATCAGAAACGAGAGTTAATGCATAG
- a CDS encoding RNA-binding protein produces the protein MIGHIKNISKFGLFITFLSSDLSQEALLALSCSETELTSVQTGLLRWSETASGENYYKGEAINVTVKAVREDKKIELALVEEAFLEKYEQKIATTLDRLTSLHTKNQEVRNL, from the coding sequence ATGATTGGTCACATTAAAAATATATCAAAATTTGGTCTCTTTATTACCTTTTTATCCTCAGATTTAAGTCAAGAAGCACTGCTTGCTTTATCTTGTTCTGAAACAGAATTAACCAGTGTGCAAACAGGTTTATTGCGCTGGTCAGAAACGGCCTCAGGTGAAAATTACTATAAGGGTGAAGCGATTAATGTCACCGTTAAGGCTGTCCGAGAAGATAAAAAGATAGAGCTTGCATTGGTAGAGGAAGCTTTTTTAGAAAAGTATGAGCAAAAAATTGCCACTACTCTAGATAGGTTAACTAGCTTGCACACTAAAAATCAAGAGGTAAGGAACTTATGA
- a CDS encoding DUF951 domain-containing protein: MYNLGDFIEMKKPHACLVKSTGKKANKWEIMRLGADIKIRCSNCDHLVMMPRNDFNKKIKKILT, from the coding sequence ATGTACAATTTAGGTGATTTTATTGAGATGAAAAAACCACATGCTTGTCTTGTTAAATCAACTGGAAAAAAAGCAAATAAGTGGGAAATCATGCGTTTAGGCGCTGATATCAAAATCCGTTGTAGCAATTGCGATCACCTTGTCATGATGCCACGAAATGATTTTAATAAAAAAATAAAAAAGATTTTGACTTAA
- a CDS encoding acyltransferase family protein, with protein MRIKWFSLVRIIGLVLVLFYHFFVKQFPGGFIGVDIFFVFSGYLITSLFFIELEKSQTFDILKYYKRRFLRIFPPLIMMIMLVLPFSLLLPSDFRANLAKQVSAAIGFATNRFEILSGSSYEAQQTPKLFVHTWTLSLEFIFYLIWGVILLTIVILLKHFKKKDKFLIGYTKIWVLIISLFLTVFSIIRLQLTFDPHYLSYSYFSFSTHMFPFFIGAITAVFFGIKIEPEKKVLFTRYPMKKWVLVTVLASGVLLFLTIFGKFESTWTIRTNLILSSLMAALLIVQFRILHERTTVDEPKGLTVLADTSYSIYLFHWPVWLIISQFIHQVFIAGVLSFFISLLCACFVYYGVEPYFHGKVLPTFMKQKLFYTGVGALSLICLFIAISAPRLSKIEQSINEAQISQTMTKLDKQGQLAQNLVDTGKGIFANTVWQNTSLGFLSSADLQLKQTVLKDVETTSDDVLNSTQTILGDSVMVGVVPYLTTILPDADVNAEVGRNYDNIYKLFAQKVKEKTIGSYIVISAGANVTADMSTDVEKIISESPKGSRIVFVTPFDGNNMGVLNQFNTHLHSLAKQYPWVVVADWATYISPLQNELWADKIHFGGKPDVSSQYLDLVVKGLNQVSKVKGKP; from the coding sequence ATGCGAATTAAATGGTTTTCATTAGTTAGGATTATTGGCCTTGTTCTGGTTTTGTTTTATCATTTTTTCGTAAAACAGTTCCCAGGTGGTTTTATTGGTGTTGATATCTTTTTTGTTTTTTCAGGCTATTTGATTACGTCATTATTCTTTATCGAACTTGAAAAATCACAGACATTTGATATATTAAAGTACTATAAAAGACGATTTTTAAGAATATTCCCACCACTTATTATGATGATTATGTTGGTATTACCATTCTCATTATTGCTACCATCTGATTTTAGAGCAAATTTAGCTAAACAGGTGTCTGCTGCGATTGGTTTTGCAACAAATAGATTTGAGATATTATCTGGTTCATCATATGAAGCACAGCAGACGCCTAAACTTTTTGTTCATACTTGGACATTATCTCTAGAATTTATATTTTATTTAATATGGGGAGTTATACTTTTAACAATCGTGATACTCCTTAAGCATTTTAAGAAAAAAGACAAATTTTTAATTGGTTATACAAAAATTTGGGTACTTATCATCAGTCTTTTTTTGACAGTCTTTTCGATTATCAGACTTCAGCTGACCTTTGATCCTCACTATCTAAGTTACAGTTATTTTTCTTTTAGTACACACATGTTCCCATTCTTTATAGGTGCAATTACTGCGGTCTTCTTTGGTATTAAGATTGAACCTGAAAAAAAGGTGCTCTTTACAAGATATCCGATGAAAAAATGGGTTTTAGTGACTGTTCTAGCTAGTGGTGTCTTGTTGTTCTTGACTATATTTGGTAAGTTTGAAAGTACTTGGACGATTAGAACGAATCTCATCTTGTCAAGCTTGATGGCAGCACTATTAATTGTTCAGTTTCGTATTTTACATGAGCGGACGACTGTAGATGAACCGAAAGGATTAACAGTTCTAGCAGATACCTCTTATAGTATTTATCTGTTTCATTGGCCGGTATGGTTGATTATCTCTCAATTTATTCACCAAGTTTTTATCGCCGGTGTATTAAGCTTTTTTATCTCATTGCTGTGTGCCTGTTTTGTTTATTATGGGGTAGAACCTTACTTTCATGGCAAAGTGTTACCGACATTTATGAAACAAAAACTATTTTATACGGGAGTTGGGGCGTTATCTCTTATATGTCTTTTCATCGCAATATCTGCGCCTAGGCTCTCAAAAATTGAGCAAAGTATTAATGAAGCACAAATTAGTCAAACCATGACTAAGCTTGATAAACAGGGGCAATTAGCACAAAATTTGGTTGATACAGGAAAAGGTATTTTTGCTAATACAGTATGGCAAAATACTAGTCTGGGATTTTTATCCAGTGCAGATTTACAATTGAAGCAAACGGTCTTAAAGGATGTGGAAACGACATCTGATGATGTGCTAAATTCGACTCAAACAATTCTTGGAGATTCAGTAATGGTAGGTGTGGTTCCTTATTTAACAACGATTTTACCAGATGCTGATGTGAATGCTGAAGTCGGTAGAAACTATGACAACATTTATAAACTTTTTGCTCAAAAGGTAAAAGAGAAGACTATTGGTAGTTATATTGTTATTTCTGCAGGTGCAAATGTTACAGCAGATATGAGTACTGATGTTGAAAAAATCATAAGTGAAAGTCCTAAAGGCAGCCGAATTGTATTTGTCACACCATTTGATGGGAATAATATGGGGGTATTAAATCAGTTTAATACGCATTTACATAGTCTTGCAAAACAATACCCTTGGGTTGTGGTAGCAGATTGGGCTACCTATATTTCACCTTTACAAAACGAGTTATGGGCAGATAAGATCCACTTTGGGGGAAAACCGGATGTATCAAGTCAGTATCTTGACCTAGTGGTTAAAGGGTTGAATCAAGTATCAAAAGTTAAGGGTAAACCATAG
- a CDS encoding FtsB family cell division protein produces MQPVNKKAHKRRYLGLILVTVILLMMLPTINLVKSYQTLQSRRTLKVKYDKKSAQLDQQLVIKKANITKLQDPLFIEKYARAKFSYSKQDEKVFPITDLSDGGVTDSK; encoded by the coding sequence ATGCAACCAGTTAATAAGAAAGCCCATAAGCGTCGGTATTTAGGGTTAATTTTGGTTACTGTGATTTTACTCATGATGCTGCCAACAATTAATCTTGTTAAGTCATATCAAACTTTACAAAGTCGTCGGACGCTTAAGGTTAAGTATGATAAAAAGTCAGCACAACTAGATCAACAACTAGTGATCAAGAAAGCAAATATCACGAAGTTACAAGATCCTCTTTTTATCGAAAAGTATGCAAGAGCAAAGTTTTCCTACTCGAAACAGGATGAGAAGGTGTTCCCAATTACAGACTTATCTGACGGAGGCGTCACAGATTCAAAATGA
- the ftsH gene encoding ATP-dependent zinc metalloprotease FtsH — protein MNNKNKNTGFVKNSFLWVILIIVAVVGFQYFFKGANSDSSEKVDYTALVKHLKAGEIKEITYQPSASLISVSGEYKKSKTVKSDTSFSLIPNKSKEVKNFTSLVLPTDTTISDLQKLADKEDVKVTVKPEASNGIWLTLLGSWLPLLLMIGFLYMMMGGMRGGGANGGGNPMNFGKSKAKEQDKKTIKVRFSDVAGSDEEKQELVEVVDFLKNPKKYHDLGARIPAGVLLEGPPGTGKTLLAKAVAGEADVPFFSISGSDFVEMFVGVGASRVRDLFENAKKSAPAIVFIDEIDAVGRQRGAGMGGGNDEREQTLNQLLVEMDGFNESNEAVIVIAATNRSDVLDPALLRPGRFDRKVLVGAPDVKGREAVLRVHAKNKPLAADVDLKVVAQQTPGFVGADLENVLNEAALVAARRNKKIIDASDIDEAEDRVIAGPAKKDKRISDREREMVAYHEAGHTIVGLVLSNASFVHKVTIVPRGRAGGYMISLPKEDQFLLSKEDMQERLAGLMGGRTAEEIIFNAITTGASNDFEQATQLARGMVTQYGMSERLGTVTLEGNSQAVFIGRDYGQTKGYSEYTAQAIDEEVRNIINEAHEKAHEIIESHREQHKAIALALLEHETLDARQIKSLFETGKMPTADSAEAETVEPATFEETLKAVNEQEVEKKEADVDHLESQDS, from the coding sequence ATGAATAATAAAAATAAAAACACTGGATTCGTAAAGAACTCATTTTTATGGGTTATTTTGATAATAGTTGCAGTTGTTGGTTTTCAATACTTTTTTAAAGGAGCTAATAGTGATTCATCTGAAAAAGTTGACTATACAGCATTGGTTAAGCACTTAAAAGCGGGTGAAATCAAGGAAATAACTTATCAACCATCTGCTTCTTTGATTTCTGTATCTGGTGAATACAAAAAAAGTAAAACAGTTAAATCAGATACAAGTTTTTCACTAATTCCCAATAAATCTAAAGAAGTTAAAAACTTCACTAGTCTTGTATTACCGACGGATACGACGATTAGCGATCTTCAAAAATTAGCTGACAAAGAAGACGTTAAGGTAACGGTTAAACCAGAAGCATCTAACGGTATTTGGCTAACTTTACTCGGTTCTTGGCTACCACTATTATTAATGATTGGTTTCCTTTACATGATGATGGGTGGCATGCGTGGTGGTGGTGCCAACGGTGGCGGTAACCCAATGAATTTTGGGAAGTCTAAAGCCAAAGAACAAGATAAAAAAACGATTAAAGTTCGCTTTTCTGATGTAGCAGGTTCAGATGAAGAAAAACAAGAACTTGTTGAAGTTGTTGACTTCTTGAAGAACCCTAAAAAATATCATGATCTAGGTGCCCGGATTCCTGCTGGTGTGCTTCTTGAAGGCCCTCCAGGGACTGGTAAAACCCTACTTGCTAAGGCTGTTGCTGGTGAAGCTGACGTACCTTTCTTCTCTATTTCAGGTTCTGATTTTGTGGAGATGTTTGTTGGTGTTGGTGCGTCACGTGTTCGTGACCTATTTGAAAATGCCAAAAAAAGTGCGCCTGCTATCGTCTTTATTGATGAGATTGATGCTGTCGGTCGCCAACGTGGTGCCGGCATGGGTGGTGGTAATGATGAACGTGAGCAAACACTCAATCAGCTTTTAGTTGAGATGGATGGGTTTAACGAAAGTAATGAAGCAGTTATTGTCATTGCTGCAACAAACCGTTCTGATGTCTTAGACCCAGCACTTTTACGTCCAGGTCGTTTTGACCGTAAAGTACTCGTTGGTGCACCAGATGTAAAAGGTCGGGAAGCAGTCTTACGCGTTCATGCTAAAAACAAACCACTAGCAGCAGATGTGGACTTAAAAGTTGTGGCGCAACAGACACCAGGCTTTGTTGGTGCAGATTTAGAGAATGTGCTTAATGAAGCAGCACTCGTTGCAGCTAGACGTAACAAAAAAATTATCGATGCATCTGATATCGATGAAGCAGAAGATCGTGTGATTGCTGGTCCTGCTAAGAAAGATAAGCGTATTTCTGATCGTGAACGTGAGATGGTTGCCTATCATGAGGCTGGTCACACAATTGTTGGTCTCGTCTTATCAAATGCTAGCTTTGTTCATAAAGTGACGATTGTTCCCCGTGGTCGTGCGGGAGGCTACATGATTTCTTTACCAAAAGAAGATCAATTCTTGTTGTCTAAAGAAGACATGCAAGAGCGTTTAGCTGGTCTCATGGGTGGTCGTACTGCAGAAGAAATCATCTTTAATGCGATCACGACTGGTGCATCAAATGACTTTGAGCAAGCAACGCAACTAGCTCGTGGCATGGTCACACAGTATGGTATGTCTGAAAGACTAGGGACTGTGACACTTGAAGGTAATTCTCAAGCTGTCTTTATTGGTCGTGACTATGGTCAAACCAAGGGCTATAGTGAATATACTGCACAAGCGATTGATGAAGAAGTACGCAATATCATCAATGAAGCACATGAAAAAGCACATGAGATTATCGAAAGTCATCGTGAACAACACAAAGCAATTGCACTAGCTTTGCTTGAGCATGAAACACTGGATGCGCGTCAAATCAAATCGTTGTTTGAAACTGGTAAGATGCCAACTGCGGATTCAGCAGAAGCCGAAACAGTTGAGCCAGCTACTTTTGAGGAAACGTTAAAGGCTGTAAATGAACAAGAAGTTGAAAAAAAAGAGGCTGATGTAGATCACCTTGAGTCTCAAGATAGTTAA
- the hpt gene encoding hypoxanthine phosphoribosyltransferase gives MLEKTIKKVLVTEEEICAKSREIGQILTQEYKDKNPLMVAILKGSVPFFAELTKRIDTHIEMDFMVVSSYHGGTSSSGEVKMIKDLDTSVEGRDIVIVEDIIDTGRTLLYLKQLLLHRKAKSVKIVTLVDKPEGRVVEIEADYVGFSLPNEFLVGFGLDYDEHFRNLPYIGILKEEVYQTKD, from the coding sequence ATGTTGGAAAAAACAATTAAAAAAGTATTAGTAACTGAAGAAGAAATTTGTGCTAAATCACGTGAGATTGGCCAGATTTTAACGCAAGAATATAAAGATAAAAATCCATTGATGGTTGCGATTCTCAAAGGATCAGTACCATTTTTTGCTGAGTTAACAAAACGTATTGATACGCATATCGAGATGGACTTTATGGTGGTATCAAGCTATCATGGTGGGACGTCTTCATCTGGTGAAGTTAAAATGATTAAAGATTTAGATACGTCTGTTGAGGGTAGAGATATTGTTATCGTTGAAGACATCATTGACACAGGTCGTACGCTTCTTTATTTGAAACAATTGTTATTGCATCGCAAAGCTAAGTCAGTAAAAATCGTAACTTTAGTCGATAAACCAGAAGGTCGAGTAGTAGAGATTGAGGCTGACTATGTTGGCTTTAGTTTACCTAATGAATTTTTAGTTGGTTTTGGTTTAGACTACGATGAACATTTCCGTAATCTACCTTATATCGGTATTTTAAAAGAAGAAGTCTATCAAACTAAAGATTAA
- a CDS encoding serine hydrolase encodes MQDKISNKIVYLLQWVVFLIMLLPAFLTSPKATQASKALPSGSTNSVSQQSQTQERPLSLTDIQTYSDAMLTIKAKKTPVKSQLNSVKANKKELKLTDGVFIKTSKDQASSDITKISKTTNQVVYTVAETSVFYKPLTTYDNLVYETLSAGMKVKVDKTATTNFGNYYRVLFDDGTTGWIDAKNTTSQNPKIEKVQALLDQKYNKPNYSIYVKDIDSGFTAGVNQSQKMYSASLSKLPILYWAQKQVNQGSVNLNDQLVYSEQVNGWTGAFQPEGTGLLPKTADDKPYSLLDLINRTAKDSDNVASNMIAYYQTKQFSADFQSDITTISGEPWNPVGREASAEMVGRVLAALYNEGGNAFDALVGTDYDADRIPANLPKTLKIAHKIGTAYEFNHDAAFIFTDDPYILVIETNNNADSTELAEISKDIYEVMK; translated from the coding sequence ATGCAAGACAAGATATCAAATAAGATAGTATATTTATTACAATGGGTTGTTTTTTTAATCATGCTACTGCCTGCTTTCTTAACCTCACCGAAAGCAACACAAGCTAGTAAGGCATTACCTTCTGGTAGCACTAATTCAGTTAGTCAACAATCACAGACGCAAGAGAGACCGTTAAGTTTGACAGATATTCAAACTTATTCAGATGCCATGCTGACGATTAAGGCTAAAAAAACACCTGTAAAATCACAATTGAATAGTGTTAAAGCTAATAAAAAAGAACTGAAACTTACAGACGGTGTGTTTATTAAGACGAGTAAAGATCAGGCTAGTTCAGATATTACAAAGATAAGTAAGACCACCAATCAAGTTGTCTATACAGTAGCGGAGACCTCTGTTTTTTACAAGCCATTGACAACTTATGACAACCTTGTTTACGAAACATTATCTGCTGGAATGAAGGTGAAGGTGGATAAAACTGCGACTACGAATTTTGGTAATTATTATAGGGTCTTGTTTGATGATGGTACGACAGGTTGGATTGACGCTAAAAATACAACTTCTCAAAATCCTAAAATAGAGAAGGTCCAGGCGTTACTAGACCAGAAGTACAACAAGCCAAATTATTCAATATATGTAAAAGATATTGATAGTGGCTTTACAGCTGGTGTGAATCAATCTCAAAAAATGTATTCAGCAAGTTTAAGCAAGTTGCCAATTCTGTATTGGGCACAAAAACAAGTCAACCAGGGAAGTGTTAACCTAAATGATCAACTAGTCTATTCGGAGCAAGTTAATGGTTGGACGGGTGCCTTTCAGCCGGAAGGTACTGGTTTACTGCCTAAAACTGCAGATGACAAACCATATAGTTTACTAGATTTAATCAATAGAACAGCAAAAGATTCAGATAATGTCGCAAGTAATATGATTGCATATTATCAAACAAAACAGTTTTCTGCTGACTTTCAAAGCGACATCACTACGATTTCAGGAGAACCTTGGAATCCTGTTGGCCGAGAGGCATCAGCTGAAATGGTAGGCCGTGTTTTGGCTGCACTCTACAACGAAGGTGGTAATGCCTTTGATGCCTTGGTAGGAACAGACTATGATGCGGATCGTATTCCAGCTAATCTTCCAAAAACACTAAAAATTGCGCATAAAATCGGTACAGCATATGAATTTAATCATGATGCTGCCTTCATTTTTACTGATGATCCCTATATTTTAGTAATTGAAACAAATAATAATGCTGATAGTACTGAACTAGCAGAGATATCTAAAGATATATATGAGGTAATGAAGTGA
- a CDS encoding 4-hydroxyphenylacetate 3-hydroxylase N-terminal domain-containing protein yields MTTKNGQLNDGREVYLNGNYVSNLASEAVFSRTLKIIQRYYELQRENKAHTFFEGDIQSSVMFLVPKSAADLAKKRQIYEEVARESYGMLGRTPDFINAGVAVLENYAENLGSDDHINFALNAKKWAKHVKREDTFVSHAIQNPQVDRQKGLSDLLDSGQEFAGVWIKEHRLDGVIVRGAKQVNTLAPLADELLIFNLPGLMPEDKKFALAFAMPIATEGIKIVCRKTTMRTTYSLADYPLSNAFDEIDAFILFDDVFIPNDALFVCGDVNKSNAFFEASGLFNHTAHQDEVRGFIKLEFVTGLAVKLADKLGLRGFQRVQEMLGQLSVNLEMIRSCIIASEVTGKMQNDVFTPNMQTLLAVRANLTTYYDEALRAISEFSAGSAVGVPDFREFHNVKIGDMLENAMTSPLMDAAERALLLNLAWDITGEGFGQRQRVYEFLHGGNPMFIRMQHLENTDLSDANKMIDKVLENARQDIK; encoded by the coding sequence ATGACAACAAAAAACGGTCAATTAAATGATGGACGAGAAGTTTATCTTAATGGTAATTATGTTTCCAATTTGGCTAGTGAGGCTGTTTTTTCGCGTACTTTAAAAATTATCCAAAGATATTATGAGTTACAGCGTGAAAATAAAGCGCATACCTTTTTTGAAGGCGATATCCAGTCCTCAGTTATGTTTCTTGTACCAAAATCAGCAGCGGACTTAGCCAAAAAACGACAAATATATGAAGAGGTTGCCAGGGAGTCCTATGGCATGCTAGGTAGAACACCTGATTTTATTAACGCTGGTGTTGCTGTTTTGGAAAACTACGCTGAAAATTTAGGTAGTGATGATCACATCAACTTTGCCTTAAACGCAAAAAAATGGGCTAAGCATGTTAAGCGTGAAGACACGTTTGTTAGCCATGCCATTCAAAATCCACAGGTTGATCGACAAAAAGGATTATCTGACCTACTTGATTCAGGTCAAGAATTTGCAGGCGTCTGGATTAAAGAGCATCGCTTAGATGGTGTTATAGTTAGAGGCGCAAAGCAAGTCAATACGTTAGCGCCGCTTGCAGATGAGTTGCTCATATTTAATTTACCTGGACTAATGCCTGAGGATAAGAAGTTTGCCTTGGCTTTTGCAATGCCGATAGCCACAGAAGGTATAAAAATTGTCTGCCGTAAGACAACTATGAGAACGACTTACTCTCTAGCAGACTATCCTTTATCTAATGCTTTTGATGAAATAGATGCTTTTATTTTATTTGATGATGTTTTTATCCCTAATGATGCCTTGTTTGTTTGCGGAGATGTCAACAAATCGAATGCCTTTTTTGAGGCAAGTGGCTTATTTAATCATACAGCTCATCAGGATGAAGTTCGTGGCTTTATAAAATTAGAATTTGTGACAGGGCTTGCTGTTAAACTAGCTGATAAACTTGGATTAAGAGGCTTTCAACGTGTCCAAGAAATGTTAGGACAACTATCCGTTAATTTGGAGATGATTCGCTCATGTATCATCGCTAGTGAAGTCACCGGTAAGATGCAAAATGATGTGTTTACACCAAATATGCAAACATTGCTAGCCGTAAGAGCTAATTTAACGACTTATTATGATGAAGCTTTACGCGCAATTTCAGAGTTTTCTGCAGGATCTGCAGTAGGTGTGCCAGACTTTCGTGAATTTCATAACGTAAAGATAGGGGATATGCTAGAAAATGCTATGACGAGTCCATTGATGGATGCTGCCGAAAGGGCTTTACTATTAAATCTTGCTTGGGATATAACTGGTGAGGGTTTTGGACAGCGTCAACGTGTCTATGAATTTTTACATGGCGGGAATCCAATGTTTATTAGAATGCAACATCTTGAAAACACTGATTTAAGTGATGCTAATAAGATGATTGATAAGGTTTTAGAAAATGCAAGACAAGATATCAAATAA
- the tilS gene encoding tRNA lysidine(34) synthetase TilS, with protein MKPYDKFLKTVVDAHFFDQHASVLVALSGGVDSMTLFEWLYQAKDRLNVTLSVAHINHKQRVASDMEENLLSKKMAELGVPFYTAHYQGTFSEEKARNFRYAFFEEVMTTQHISALVTAHHGNDVIENFLIRQIRGSRLRFLTGMKAVQSFGSDEDSELIRPLLSFEKSELTATTYFEDASNAENEYLRNRVRNTYLPAFSKENPRFSENLASLSEEIGLAMTIVSDSITAFSGAKIIELIAFNQETEALQYFILQDYLTQFATLEVAKRQFEELLHIIRRQGQYLHAMSAEYNFVKDQHCFYIEKRGNAIEFETSLTPFVFGEFNQIAIPDTGEIIIRKRLAGDRVIINGMHKKLRRFFIDNKISLKKRDNPLVTVDNQIYGVLDVVSTDLSKSLKHAKIKRTLYYREKR; from the coding sequence GTGAAACCTTACGACAAGTTTTTAAAGACGGTTGTTGATGCACATTTTTTTGATCAGCACGCTAGTGTACTAGTTGCTTTATCAGGAGGGGTTGATTCAATGACCCTTTTTGAGTGGCTTTATCAAGCAAAAGACAGGCTAAACGTCACCCTATCTGTAGCGCATATCAACCACAAACAAAGAGTTGCGTCTGATATGGAGGAAAACCTACTAAGTAAAAAAATGGCTGAGTTAGGGGTTCCATTTTATACAGCGCATTATCAGGGAACTTTTTCAGAGGAAAAAGCGAGAAATTTTCGTTATGCATTTTTTGAAGAAGTCATGACAACACAGCACATTTCTGCGCTTGTAACAGCCCACCACGGTAATGATGTAATAGAAAACTTTTTAATCCGGCAGATTCGTGGCTCACGGTTACGATTTTTAACGGGTATGAAGGCAGTTCAAAGTTTTGGGTCAGATGAAGACTCGGAATTGATTCGGCCACTCTTATCTTTTGAGAAATCAGAGCTAACTGCAACGACTTATTTTGAGGATGCATCAAATGCGGAAAATGAGTACTTAAGAAATCGTGTTAGAAATACCTACTTACCTGCTTTTAGCAAAGAAAATCCACGATTTTCAGAGAATCTTGCAAGTTTATCTGAAGAAATTGGGCTAGCAATGACGATTGTATCAGATAGTATTACAGCCTTCTCTGGTGCTAAAATAATTGAGCTGATAGCATTTAATCAAGAAACTGAAGCATTACAGTATTTTATTCTACAAGACTATTTGACACAATTTGCTACACTAGAAGTTGCTAAGAGACAGTTTGAAGAACTGCTGCACATTATTAGGCGACAAGGTCAGTATTTACACGCCATGTCCGCTGAGTACAACTTTGTTAAAGATCAGCATTGTTTTTACATTGAAAAACGTGGCAATGCAATTGAGTTTGAAACATCATTAACACCATTTGTTTTTGGTGAGTTTAATCAAATAGCCATACCAGATACCGGAGAGATTATCATTAGAAAACGGCTTGCTGGTGACCGGGTTATTATTAATGGTATGCATAAAAAATTGCGACGCTTTTTTATTGATAATAAAATTTCGCTAAAAAAACGTGACAACCCCCTTGTCACAGTAGATAATCAAATCTATGGGGTATTGGACGTTGTGTCTACAGATTTGAGTAAATCATTGAAACATGCTAAAATAAAACGAACACTTTACTATAGGGAAAAGAGATAG